The following coding sequences are from one Salvia hispanica cultivar TCC Black 2014 chromosome 3, UniMelb_Shisp_WGS_1.0, whole genome shotgun sequence window:
- the LOC125215791 gene encoding protein STRUBBELIG-RECEPTOR FAMILY 3-like isoform X1 — translation MAYSFLNLCLVILLSAFPFHHGLTDPRDVFAITQLHASLGLPLLPGWIPGGDPCGPPSWQGVECVNANITALKLSGANLGGELPDDLGMFASIIDIDLSNNHIGGSIPISLPITLQNFFLSDNQFTGDIPNSLSSLGQLKTLSLNNNQLTGSIPDAFEPITGLINMDLSWNSLTGVLPPSMRSLLALTSLHLQNNQLIGVLDVLQDLPLTDLNVENNLFSGPIPNKLLSIPSFRRAGNPFNTTILPSPPALPPVSPTKAPSPQVAPSPGSNAHGQIVTPLPQSGGEEKKTTSNKITWIAVGGLVLILVLVFGLFLSISCCRRGRRSMEKSFKSNEIGHGNLSETHKQDETSQFHKIPQGLKKTDKQPAEAGQMRNPLLKHGTDHSIDMTRLSDTHPRPSPLPFPLLPADRISADPTFTSLTPAGSAGKTVESAKPFTIGMLQQYTNSFSEENLIGNGMLGTVYSMQLPKGKVLAVKKLDKAASAHLSDQEFLELVSSISKLRHANIVELVGYCLEHGERLLVYNYCGNGTLDEALNLDDEINKKLSWNTRMILALQAAKALEYLHETHQPPIMHRNFKSCNLLLSDDLSVKVSDCGLVSLMPANSVVQLQNSGYGAPELDFGSYSYQSDVYSFGVVMLRLLTGRKAYDRSRPRGEQYLVRWAFTQLYDIDALSRMVDPSLKGAYPSKSLSRVADIISLCIQPEPEFRPPMSEIVQKLVSIIQRHPNP, via the exons TGTTTGCAATAACTCAATTACATGCTTCTCTGGGCCTCCCTTTACTTCCTGGATGGATTCCGGGAGGCGATCCCTGTGGGCCTCCGAGTTGGCAAGGGGTGGAGTGTGTGAATGCTAATATAACTGCACT AAAGCTCAGTGGCGCAAATTTGGGAGGCGAATTGCCTGATGATTTGGGAATGTTCGCCTCAATTATCGACAT AGATTTGAGCAACAACCACATTGGCGGCAGTATACCAATCAGTTTGCCTATCACTCTTCAGAATTT TTTTCTTTCAGATAACCAGTTTACTGGGGACATTCCAAACTCTCTATCTTCATTAGGCCAATTGAAAACTTT GTCTCTGAACAACAATCAACTGACAGGCTCAATACCAGATGCCTTTGAACCAATTACGGGTTTGATTAacat GGATTTATCCTGGAACAGCTTGACTGGTGTGCTTCCACCTTCAATGCGGAGTTTGTTAGCTCTCACGTCATT GCATTTGCAGAATAATCAACTTATAGGAGTGCTAGATGTTCTTCAAGATCTTCCTCTGACAGATTT GAACGTAGAGAACAACCTCTTCTCGGGGCCTATTCCTAACAAACTCCTAAGTATTCCTAGTTTCAG GAGAGCTGGAAACCCTTTTAACACTACTATCCTTCCTTCTCCCCCTGCCTTGCCTCCCGTATCCCCCACTAAGGCACCTTCACCTCAGGTTGCACCTAGTCCTGGGTCCAATGCTCATGGCCAGATTGTTACTCCATTACCACAATCTGGTGGAGAGGAGAAGAAGACTACATCAAACAAAATCACATGGATTGCTGTTGGTgggttggttttgattttggttcttGTTTTTGGGTTGTTTCTTTCTATCTCCTGTTGTCGTAGAGGAAGGAGATCAATGGAGAAAAGTTTCAAGAGCAATGAAATAGGCCATGGTAACCTGTCAGAAACACACAAGCAAGACGAGACTTcacaatttcataaaataccCCAAG GTCTGAAAAAAACGGATAAGCAGCCAGCTGAAGCAGGTCAGATGAGGAATCCATTACTAAAGCACGGGACGGATCATAGTATAGATATGACAAGATTGAGTGACACTCATCCACGGCCAAGCCCTCTTCCTTTTCCACTTCTTCCTGCTGATAGGATTTCTGCGGATCCTACTTTTACTTCATTGACTCCAGCAGGAAGTGCTGGTAAAACTGTAGAATCTGCGAAGCCCTTCACTATCGGAATGCTTCAACAGTACACAAATAGTTTCTCAGAAGAAAATCTTATTGGGAACGGCATGCTTGGGACCGTCTATAGTATGCAGCTTCCAAAAGGAAAG GTTCTAGCAGTGAAGAAGCTGGATAAGGCTGCATCAGCGCATCTAAGCGACCAAGAGTTTCTTGAACTGGTGTCAAGTATCTCTAAACTTCGGCATGCAAATATTGTCGAACTTGTAGGTTATTGCCTTGAGCATGGAGAGCGCCTTCTTGTCTACAACTACTGTGGCAACGGGACCCTCGATGAAGCACTAAATTTGGATGATGAGATCAACAAAAAGCTCTCATGGAACACTCGCATGATTCTAGCGCTTCAAGCTGCCAAAGCCCTAGA ATATTTGCACGAGACACACCAGCCACCCATCATGCACCGCAACTTCAAGTCCTGCAACCTGCTGCTCAGTGACGATCTCTCGGTAAAAGTTTCTGACTGTGGTTTGGTTTCTCTTATGCCGGCCAATTCCGTTGTTCAG CTGCAAAATTCTGGATATGGCGCTCCAGAGCTTGACTTTGGAAGCTATTCTTACCAGAGTGATGTATACAGCTTCGGAGTTGTGATGTTGCGGCTTTTAACAGGGCGAAAAGCATATGACAG GTCACGTCCCCGGGGAGAGCAATATCTGGTTAGATGGGCATTCACCCAGCTTTATGATATAGACGCGTTATCCAGAATGGTCGACCCCTCCCTGAAGGGCGCTTATCCGTCCAAGTCCCTATCACGGGTTGCAGATATAATATCGCTATGTATTCAG ccTGAGCCCGAGTTTCGGCCACCGATGTCTGAGATCGTGCAAAAACTTGTAAGCATTATACAGAGACATCCCAACCCATGA
- the LOC125215791 gene encoding protein STRUBBELIG-RECEPTOR FAMILY 3-like isoform X2 has translation MAYSFLNLCLVILLSAFPFHHGLTDPRDVFAITQLHASLGLPLLPGWIPGGDPCGPPSWQGVECVNANITALKLSGANLGGELPDDLGMFASIIDIDLSNNHIGGSIPISLPITLQNFFLSDNQFTGDIPNSLSSLGQLKTLSLNNNQLTGSIPDAFEPITGLINMDLSWNSLTGVLPPSMRSLLALTSLHLQNNQLIGVLDVLQDLPLTDLNVENNLFSGPIPNKLLSIPSFRRAGNPFNTTILPSPPALPPVSPTKAPSPQVAPSPGSNAHGQIVTPLPQSGGEEKKTTSNKITWIAVGGLVLILVLVFGLFLSISCCRRGRRSMEKSFKSNEIGHGNLSETHKQDETSQFHKIPQGLKKTDKQPAEAGQMRNPLLKHGTDHSIDMTRLSDTHPRPSPLPFPLLPADRISADPTFTSLTPAGSAGKTVESAKPFTIGMLQQYTNSFSEENLIGNGMLGTVYSMQLPKGKVLAVKKLDKAASAHLSDQEFLELVSSISKLRHANIVELVGYCLEHGERLLVYNYCGNGTLDEALNLDDEINKKLSWNTRMILALQAAKALEYLHETHQPPIMHRNFKSCNLLLSDDLSVKVSDCGLVSLMPANSVVQLQNSGYGAPELDFGSYSYQSDVYSFGVVMLRLLTGRKAYDRSRPRGEQYLVRWAFTQLYDIDALSRMVDPSLKGAYPSKSLSRVADIISLCIQMMLFLWDSLSPSFGHRCLRSCKNL, from the exons TGTTTGCAATAACTCAATTACATGCTTCTCTGGGCCTCCCTTTACTTCCTGGATGGATTCCGGGAGGCGATCCCTGTGGGCCTCCGAGTTGGCAAGGGGTGGAGTGTGTGAATGCTAATATAACTGCACT AAAGCTCAGTGGCGCAAATTTGGGAGGCGAATTGCCTGATGATTTGGGAATGTTCGCCTCAATTATCGACAT AGATTTGAGCAACAACCACATTGGCGGCAGTATACCAATCAGTTTGCCTATCACTCTTCAGAATTT TTTTCTTTCAGATAACCAGTTTACTGGGGACATTCCAAACTCTCTATCTTCATTAGGCCAATTGAAAACTTT GTCTCTGAACAACAATCAACTGACAGGCTCAATACCAGATGCCTTTGAACCAATTACGGGTTTGATTAacat GGATTTATCCTGGAACAGCTTGACTGGTGTGCTTCCACCTTCAATGCGGAGTTTGTTAGCTCTCACGTCATT GCATTTGCAGAATAATCAACTTATAGGAGTGCTAGATGTTCTTCAAGATCTTCCTCTGACAGATTT GAACGTAGAGAACAACCTCTTCTCGGGGCCTATTCCTAACAAACTCCTAAGTATTCCTAGTTTCAG GAGAGCTGGAAACCCTTTTAACACTACTATCCTTCCTTCTCCCCCTGCCTTGCCTCCCGTATCCCCCACTAAGGCACCTTCACCTCAGGTTGCACCTAGTCCTGGGTCCAATGCTCATGGCCAGATTGTTACTCCATTACCACAATCTGGTGGAGAGGAGAAGAAGACTACATCAAACAAAATCACATGGATTGCTGTTGGTgggttggttttgattttggttcttGTTTTTGGGTTGTTTCTTTCTATCTCCTGTTGTCGTAGAGGAAGGAGATCAATGGAGAAAAGTTTCAAGAGCAATGAAATAGGCCATGGTAACCTGTCAGAAACACACAAGCAAGACGAGACTTcacaatttcataaaataccCCAAG GTCTGAAAAAAACGGATAAGCAGCCAGCTGAAGCAGGTCAGATGAGGAATCCATTACTAAAGCACGGGACGGATCATAGTATAGATATGACAAGATTGAGTGACACTCATCCACGGCCAAGCCCTCTTCCTTTTCCACTTCTTCCTGCTGATAGGATTTCTGCGGATCCTACTTTTACTTCATTGACTCCAGCAGGAAGTGCTGGTAAAACTGTAGAATCTGCGAAGCCCTTCACTATCGGAATGCTTCAACAGTACACAAATAGTTTCTCAGAAGAAAATCTTATTGGGAACGGCATGCTTGGGACCGTCTATAGTATGCAGCTTCCAAAAGGAAAG GTTCTAGCAGTGAAGAAGCTGGATAAGGCTGCATCAGCGCATCTAAGCGACCAAGAGTTTCTTGAACTGGTGTCAAGTATCTCTAAACTTCGGCATGCAAATATTGTCGAACTTGTAGGTTATTGCCTTGAGCATGGAGAGCGCCTTCTTGTCTACAACTACTGTGGCAACGGGACCCTCGATGAAGCACTAAATTTGGATGATGAGATCAACAAAAAGCTCTCATGGAACACTCGCATGATTCTAGCGCTTCAAGCTGCCAAAGCCCTAGA ATATTTGCACGAGACACACCAGCCACCCATCATGCACCGCAACTTCAAGTCCTGCAACCTGCTGCTCAGTGACGATCTCTCGGTAAAAGTTTCTGACTGTGGTTTGGTTTCTCTTATGCCGGCCAATTCCGTTGTTCAG CTGCAAAATTCTGGATATGGCGCTCCAGAGCTTGACTTTGGAAGCTATTCTTACCAGAGTGATGTATACAGCTTCGGAGTTGTGATGTTGCGGCTTTTAACAGGGCGAAAAGCATATGACAG GTCACGTCCCCGGGGAGAGCAATATCTGGTTAGATGGGCATTCACCCAGCTTTATGATATAGACGCGTTATCCAGAATGGTCGACCCCTCCCTGAAGGGCGCTTATCCGTCCAAGTCCCTATCACGGGTTGCAGATATAATATCGCTATGTATTCAG atgatgttatttttgtgggacagccTGAGCCCGAGTTTCGGCCACCGATGTCTGAGATCGTGCAAAAACTTGTAA